In the genome of Pirellulales bacterium, one region contains:
- a CDS encoding type II secretion system F family protein → MLNLTIVAILCFAATSALTATGGLLVADLRRRRGDRLERRLLVDVDSSLALSRATIEDEPANRFDRAFVELVDQSGVGLSMSQALSLVAGSAVVFCAVPLVFFENFLLAALGLVLGAVWPIGWFLLRRFRRRRAMRMHLSETLELLADGVRSGRTLEQASELVAAESPWPLNEEFGCAASQLKLGHTPVAVLDRMVRRVPMPEFRIFATAVLVHRTAGGNLATLIERLAVAARDRHEFFGHLKAVTSGSMLSAMGLVIGSIVAVGLLSWMQPEYLEMFLKHPWGVPLLGIAGALQLIGMVWVWRVLRMNY, encoded by the coding sequence ATGCTGAACCTGACAATCGTGGCTATCCTCTGCTTTGCCGCCACCTCGGCGCTAACTGCCACCGGTGGACTGCTGGTGGCCGATCTGCGCCGCCGGCGCGGCGACCGCCTCGAGCGGCGATTGTTGGTCGACGTCGACTCGTCACTCGCGCTCTCTAGGGCGACGATCGAAGACGAGCCGGCCAACCGCTTCGATCGCGCCTTCGTCGAGCTGGTCGACCAGTCGGGCGTCGGCCTTTCGATGTCTCAGGCATTGTCTCTGGTGGCGGGCTCGGCCGTAGTGTTCTGCGCCGTTCCGCTCGTCTTTTTCGAAAACTTTCTGCTCGCGGCGTTGGGGCTCGTGCTGGGAGCCGTCTGGCCGATCGGCTGGTTCTTGTTGCGACGTTTTCGCCGGCGACGAGCCATGCGCATGCACCTTTCCGAGACGCTCGAGTTGCTGGCCGACGGTGTCCGCTCGGGGCGCACGCTGGAGCAGGCCTCGGAGCTGGTCGCGGCGGAATCTCCCTGGCCGTTGAACGAAGAGTTCGGCTGCGCCGCATCACAACTCAAGTTGGGACATACGCCGGTGGCGGTGCTCGATCGCATGGTGCGACGCGTCCCCATGCCCGAGTTTCGTATCTTTGCCACCGCGGTGCTCGTCCATCGCACGGCCGGCGGCAATCTGGCCACGCTCATCGAACGGCTGGCGGTCGCTGCCCGCGATCGCCACGAGTTCTTTGGGCATCTGAAGGCGGTGACGTCGGGTAGCATGCTCTCGGCGATGGGGCTCGTCATCGGTTCGATCGTGGCGGTCGGGCTTTTGTCGTGGATGCAGCCCGAGTATCTCGAGATGTTCCTCAAGCATCCTTGGGGGGTGCCCCTGCTGGGCATCGCCGGCGCGTTGCAGTTGATCGGCATGGTGTGGGTGTGGCGCGTGTTGCGGATGAATTATTGA
- a CDS encoding CpaF family protein — MLAFRSATDAPTVPRSTATDAFEADFQRLKTRLHRELIDSLDLGRIGQMDEPRLRVHIRHAAEKLLASRREALSSVDQERLVDELLAESFGLGPLEPFMRDPAVTDILVNGPHEVFVERHGRLEETNALFADDAHLLQIIQRVAARVGRRIDELSPMVDARLPDGSRVNAIIPPLALRGPTLSIRRFGAKPLELEDLLRYGSLSHEIVDFLQAAIAARVNILVSGGTGAGKTTLLNCLSRFIPAGERLVTVEDSAELQLQRRHVVSLETRPASAEGTGEVTSRDLVRNSLRMRPDRIILGEVRGGEALDMLQAMNTGHEGSLTTIHANGTLDALSRLEVMVSMAGFDLPVMVVRRYIASAITLVVHVARLQGGVRRVTRVSEITGVADGEYVMQDLFRFQQQGVDESGRTRGEFVATGHTPQCVRRFEELGIEYRRDQFTAAETAVEPAVFSVQRTTSLGEK; from the coding sequence ATGCTTGCCTTTCGTTCTGCGACCGACGCCCCCACCGTGCCACGTTCGACGGCGACAGACGCCTTCGAGGCGGACTTCCAGCGGCTGAAGACCCGGCTGCATCGCGAGCTGATCGATTCGCTCGACCTGGGACGCATCGGCCAGATGGACGAGCCGCGTCTCCGCGTCCACATTCGGCACGCCGCCGAGAAGCTGCTCGCTTCGCGCCGCGAGGCGCTTTCCAGCGTCGATCAAGAACGCCTGGTCGATGAGTTGCTCGCCGAGTCGTTCGGTCTCGGGCCGCTCGAGCCTTTCATGCGCGACCCGGCAGTCACCGATATCCTGGTGAACGGACCGCACGAGGTGTTCGTCGAGCGTCACGGCCGTCTGGAAGAGACGAACGCCCTCTTCGCCGACGACGCCCACTTGTTGCAGATCATCCAGCGCGTGGCTGCCCGCGTCGGACGCCGCATCGACGAGCTGTCGCCCATGGTCGACGCGCGACTCCCCGATGGCTCGCGCGTCAACGCGATCATCCCCCCGTTGGCCCTGCGTGGACCCACGCTCTCGATTCGTCGCTTCGGCGCCAAGCCGCTCGAGCTCGAAGACCTGCTGCGTTACGGTTCGCTGTCTCACGAGATTGTCGATTTTCTGCAGGCCGCGATTGCAGCGCGTGTCAACATTCTGGTGAGCGGCGGTACCGGCGCCGGCAAGACGACGCTGCTGAACTGCCTGTCGCGCTTCATTCCCGCCGGCGAGCGACTCGTCACGGTCGAGGATTCCGCCGAACTGCAATTGCAGCGGCGACACGTCGTCTCGCTCGAGACACGCCCCGCCAGTGCCGAAGGCACCGGCGAAGTGACGTCGCGAGACCTGGTACGAAACAGCCTCCGCATGCGTCCCGACCGCATCATCCTGGGCGAAGTACGCGGCGGCGAGGCCCTCGACATGCTCCAGGCAATGAACACGGGCCACGAGGGTTCGCTCACCACGATTCACGCCAACGGCACACTCGACGCCTTGTCACGTCTCGAGGTGATGGTCAGCATGGCCGGTTTCGACCTGCCCGTCATGGTCGTGCGGCGTTACATCGCGTCGGCCATCACGCTGGTCGTACACGTGGCGCGCTTGCAGGGGGGTGTGCGTCGCGTGACCCGCGTCAGTGAAATCACCGGCGTGGCCGATGGCGAGTACGTCATGCAAGACCTGTTCCGCTTCCAGCAGCAAGGGGTCGACGAATCGGGTCGCACGCGCGGCGAGTTCGTCGCGACGGGTCACACGCCCCAGTGCGTCCGCCGCTTCGAGGAACTGGGTATCGAATACCGCCGCGATCAGTTCACGGCCGCGGAGACCGCCGTCGAACCGGCGGTGTTCTCGGTGCAGCGCACGACAAGCCTTGGGGAGAAATAG